The Microbacterium phyllosphaerae region GACGCAGAGCGCCCAGCAGATCTCCTCCATCGGTGCGCGATGGGGCTTCACCGACGCGACCGCGTTCACCCGAGCGTTCCGCACCCGGTTCGGCATCACGCCCAGCGAATACCGCGCGCAGACGCTCACGGTCGCGCACTGAGTCCGGGGGCTGCTGCGGTCGCTGTGCCACGGATCCGTGCGCATCCGGCATATCGCTGTTCGTCGGTGGCCGGTCGCAAGCGCTCCGGAAGGGCGATCCTGATCTGAGAGCAGACGAAGACGTCTGTCGTTCAGAGAGGAACGAGTGATGACCGAGCTCACAGAAGTGGCCGACTACGTCGTGATCGGTGCGGGATCCGCAGGCAGTGCGATCGCACGCCGGCTCGTGGATGCGGGGCACAGCGTGCACGTGATCGAAGCCGGCTCCGTCGACAGCGATCCGAACATCCACTCGCCCCAGGGGTGGCCGGGGCTTCTCATGTCTCCGAACGACTGGGCCGTCATGACCACGCCGCAGGAACACCTCGACGGACGGGTCCTGTACTGGCCGCGGGGGAAGACGCTCGGAGGGTCGAGCTCGTTGAACGGCATGATCTACATGCGCGGCGACCGCCGCGACTACGACGGCTGGGCTGCCCAGGGCGCGAGCGGCTGGTCGTGGGACGATGTGCTGCCGTACTTCCGCAAGTCCGAGGACCACGCCGACGGTGCGGACGACTTCCACGGAGCCGGTGGCCCGCTGCATGTCGAGCGGATCCCCGTCGACAGCCGGCATCCGCTCGCGGCGGCCTTCGTGGAGGCATCGGTGTCGAGCGGCATCCCGCGCACCGAGGATTTCAATCGCGACAGCCTCGACGGGGCCGGCTTCAACCACACGACGACCAAGGACGGCAAGCGCGCATCGGCCTGGCAGTCCTTCGTGGCGCCGATCCTCGGGCACGAGGCGCTGGCGGTGACCACGAACGCGCTGGTCGACCGGATCGTCGTCGACGCGGGACGGGCCGTCGGTGTCGAATACGAGGTCGACGGAGTCCGCCACCTGGCGACGGCACGGCGCGAGATCGTGCTGTCAGGTGGCGCGATCGGCTCACCCGCTGTGCTGCTGCGTTCGGGGATCGGACCCCGAGGCGATCTCGAGCAGCTGGGCATCGAGGTCGTCGCCGACGTGCCCGGGGTCGGGGAGAACCTGCACGACCACCTGCTGGTCAGCGTGCTGTACGAGGCCCTCGACCCGGTGGCCCCGCCGCAGTGGAACCTGCTCGAGAGCCAGCTGTACGCGCGTTCCCGCATCGTGAGCGACTCCGATGCACCCGACCTCCAGCCGCTCTTCATCCATGTGCCGTATCCGACGGATGGGGGAGCGGCACCCGAGCAGGGCTACACGATCACGGCGGGGATCGTCCGGCCGCACTCGCGCGGCAGCGTCCGTCTGTCATCGGCCGAGCCGTCGGTGGCGCCCCTCGTCGATCCGCAGGTGTTCGCCGATGAGCGTGATCTCGAGGCGATGGTCGACGCGATCGAACTCGTCAGGGAGATCGGCGGTCGCGACGAGTTCGCGCCCTTCCGCGCGTCCGAGTTCGCGCCCGGAGAGAGTGTCACAACCCGTGACGAGCTGCGCGATTTCGCCCGCCGGACCGTCGGCACGTACCACCACCAGGTCGGCACGTGCCGTATGGGCACCGACGAGCTCGCGGTGGTCGACCCGCAGCTGCGGGTCAGGGGCATCGCAGGCCTCCGGGTCGCGGATGCCTCGGTGATGCCGTTCGTGCCCAGCGCCAACACCAACGCGCCCTCGATCATGATCGGCGAGCGCGCGGCTGATCTGCTGCTGGCCGAGTAGGCCGGTCGTCGTCGCTCACTCGGCGGCGTTCAGTCATCCGCGGGGGCGACGCGCGGCGGCCATGACGTCGCGCCGAGCTCCCGTGAGATGTTGCGCGCGGTCTCGCGGAGCGCGTTGAGCACGGCGTCGGAGGCCGGTGCGTGCGAGGTCGGCATCACGACCGCGACCGCCGCGACGATGTCGTTCGAGGCATCGGCGACGGGGGCGGCGATCGAGGACTCGCCGAGCACCGCCTCATCGGTCTCCGAGGCGCTGCCGCGTTCGGCGATGGCGGGCAGCTCGAGGGTCAGCCGTGCGATGTCGGTGATCGTGTCGCCCGTGAGGCTGCGCAGCGGACGCTCGAAGACCGTGCGCTGGAAGCCGAGGTCGTGGGCGAGGAGCACCTTGCCCATCGCCGAGGCATGCGCGGGGATCGCGACGCCGGTCTCGAGCATCTGCTGGCTGTCGTCCGGGCGCAGGTCGTGGTGGATGACCAGCACCTCGTGGAAGTGCGGGGCCCCGAGGCGCACCGGCAGGTTCGTCCGGCGGGCGAGCTCCTGCGTCCAGCGCATGGCGCGCGCCCTGACGTCCAAGGTGTCGAGGTACACGTTGCTGAGCCGCAGCAGCGTCGGCCCGAGCATGTAGCGCTGCCCGCCGCGCTCTTTCGCGACCAGTCCGTGCTCGCGCAGCGACTTGACGATCCCGTGCACGGTCGAGGGGGGAAGACCCAGGGCGAGGGAGAGATCGGTGATGCCGAGGTGGCGCGCGCCCTGCAGCAGCTCGAGCACCTTGGCGGCGCGATCGATGGCCTGGATCACAGTGGCCTCCTCCTCCGGTTCGTCGTCGAGCCGGGCGGTCGCGTCGGTCGTCTGAGTGGACCTTGACAACTCGACTGCGCCCGAGCATATTCGACATTGACGAATAACTTTCCAATATTGCGAAAGATCGCCACCGCAGAGATCAAGGGAGATCGAACGATGAAGAAGCTCATCAACAACCCCGCCGATGTGCTGGCCGAATCGCTGCGGGGCGTCGCCCTCGCGCATCCGGAGCTGTCCGTCGATTTCGAGACCCAGGTGATCACCCGCGCGACGCCGAAGGACGCGGGCAAGGTCGCGGTGGTCTCGGGCGGTGGGTCCGGCCATGAGCCGCTGCACGGAGGGTATGTCGGAGTGGGGATGCTCGACGCCGCCGTCGCGGGTGAGGTCTTCACCTCGCCGACCCCCGATCGCGTGCAGGCCGCGACCAAGGCCGTCGATCGCGGCGCGGGGGTGCTGCACATCGTGAAGAACTACACGGGAGACGTGCTGAACTTCGAGATGGCCGCCGAACTCGCCGAGATGGAGGGCATCGAGGTCGGCACCGTCATCGTCGACGACGACGTCGCCGTGCAGGACTCGCTGTACACGGCGGGGCGCCGCGGCGTCGGTCTGACCGTACTTCTCGAGAAGCTCGTCGGCGCGGCCGCGGAGGAGGGGCAGGACCTCGCATCCGTCGTGGAGCTCGCGAAGCGGATCAACGCCCAGGGCCGCTCGATGGGCATGGCGCTCACGAGCTGCACCGTCCCCGCCGCCGGCAAGCCCACGTTCGATCTGCCGGAGGATCAGATGGAGATCGGCATCGGCATCCACGGCGAGCCTGGTCGTCACCGTGAACCTCTGGCACCCGCATCCGAGATCGCCCGCCAGCTCGTCGAACCGATCCTCGCCGACCTCGACGCGGCAGGGCCGGCGATCGTGATGCTCAACGGCATGGGCGGTTCGCCCCTGATCGAGCTGTACCTGATGTACGGCGAGGTGGTGCCGCTGCTCGAGAAGGCCGGAGTGCAGATCGCCCGCAACCTGGTCGGCGACTACATCACCTCGCTCGACATGGCCGGCTGCTCGCTCACGGTGCTCAAGGCCGACGACGAGCTGCTGCGCCTGTGGGACGCTCCGGTGAACACCCCCGGCCTGCGGTGGGGAGCATGATGGCGAGCGTCGACACCGCAGCACTGGTCGACTGGATCCACCGATTCCGCGACGCCGTCACCGCCAAGCGGGACTGGCTGACAGAGCTCGACTCAGCGATCGGTGACGCCGATCACGGGGCGAACATGGCTCGGGGGATGGATGCGGTCGTGGCGAAGCTCGAGGCGGGCACGCCGGCCACCGTCGACGAACTGCTCAAGGGCGTCGGCATGACGCTCGTGAGCTCGGTCGGAGGCGCGAGCGGTCCGCTGTACGGCACGTTGTTCCTGCGCATGGGGATGGCCGCCGGGCCCGTGACCGAGCTCGACGCGACGGCGCTCGCAGCCTCGCTGCGGGCGGGGCTCGACGGCATCGTCGCTCGGGGCAAGGCCGAAGCGGGGGACAAGACCATGTTCGACGCGATGGCGCCGGCGGTCGACGCGCTCGACGCGGCCGTCGCCCGCGGAGCGGATCTCGCGGCGGCGACCGTGGCCGCCGCCCAGGCTGCGGCTGTCGGTCGAGATGCGACCCTGCCGCTCGTCGCCCGCAAGGGACGCGCGAGCTATCTGGGTGAACGCAGCGCCGGTCATCTCGATCCAGGATCGGCATCCACGACCCTTCTCTTCGAGACCCTCGCGCAGGCGACGGCGGAATCGTCCTGATGATCGGCATCGTCGCCGTCTCCCACAGTGCACGGCTCGGGGAGGCGGCGCTGGAGCTTGCCCTGCAGATGGTGCAGGGCGACGGGATGCGCGTGCGTGTGGCCGCCGGCGCGGGCGTTGAGCCCGACGGCACACCGATCCTCGGGACCGATGCGGTCGCGGTCGCGGCCGCGATCGACGAACTCGCGGCGGAGTGCGACGGCGTGCTGGTGCTGATGGACCTGGGGTCGGCCGTGCTGAGTGCGGAGCTCGCTCTCGAGCTCCGGATGAGTGATGTGCCCGTGCGTCTGGCTCCGGCACCGTTCGTCGAAGGTCTGCTCGCGGCGGTCGTGTCGGCGGCGGCGGGCGGTTCGCTCGAGGTCGTCGCCCAGGAGGCGTCGGCCGCCCTCGGAGCGAAGACCGGGCAGTTGGCGGACGCGGACGAGGGCGGTCAGGCCGACAGCGGTCCGGTCGCCGATGCGAGGTCCCTCGACGAGGGCTCGTCTCTCCGGTCGGATGCCGTCGTACGCACGGTGACCGTGCGGAATCCGCTCGGCATCCACGCTCGTCCGGCCGCTCTCATCGCCGAGACCTCGGTGGGCGCCGACGTGCGACTCCGGAAGCTGCCGGACGGACCCGATGCCGCAGCCGTGAGCCTCTCCCGAATGCTGATCCTCGGCGCTCGCCACGGCGACGAGATCGAGCTGTCCGCGACCGGGGCCGACGCGGAGGGCGTCGTCGCGCGCCTCGTCGCTCTCTTCGCCGACGGCTTCGGTGAGGGGACCGAGGCTGCGGGCACTCCCGTGGCAGCAGCGACGCGGTCCCTCGAGACCCAGACGCAGGCTCGCTCACCCGTGGCGGCGGGAACCGTGCTGCGCGGGCGGGGAGTGAGCGGTGGACGCATCGCCGCACCGGTCGTGCTCCTCGCCGCTCCACTCGAGGAGC contains the following coding sequences:
- the dhaK gene encoding dihydroxyacetone kinase subunit DhaK; translated protein: MKKLINNPADVLAESLRGVALAHPELSVDFETQVITRATPKDAGKVAVVSGGGSGHEPLHGGYVGVGMLDAAVAGEVFTSPTPDRVQAATKAVDRGAGVLHIVKNYTGDVLNFEMAAELAEMEGIEVGTVIVDDDVAVQDSLYTAGRRGVGLTVLLEKLVGAAAEEGQDLASVVELAKRINAQGRSMGMALTSCTVPAAGKPTFDLPEDQMEIGIGIHGEPGRHREPLAPASEIARQLVEPILADLDAAGPAIVMLNGMGGSPLIELYLMYGEVVPLLEKAGVQIARNLVGDYITSLDMAGCSLTVLKADDELLRLWDAPVNTPGLRWGA
- a CDS encoding GMC family oxidoreductase; translation: MTELTEVADYVVIGAGSAGSAIARRLVDAGHSVHVIEAGSVDSDPNIHSPQGWPGLLMSPNDWAVMTTPQEHLDGRVLYWPRGKTLGGSSSLNGMIYMRGDRRDYDGWAAQGASGWSWDDVLPYFRKSEDHADGADDFHGAGGPLHVERIPVDSRHPLAAAFVEASVSSGIPRTEDFNRDSLDGAGFNHTTTKDGKRASAWQSFVAPILGHEALAVTTNALVDRIVVDAGRAVGVEYEVDGVRHLATARREIVLSGGAIGSPAVLLRSGIGPRGDLEQLGIEVVADVPGVGENLHDHLLVSVLYEALDPVAPPQWNLLESQLYARSRIVSDSDAPDLQPLFIHVPYPTDGGAAPEQGYTITAGIVRPHSRGSVRLSSAEPSVAPLVDPQVFADERDLEAMVDAIELVREIGGRDEFAPFRASEFAPGESVTTRDELRDFARRTVGTYHHQVGTCRMGTDELAVVDPQLRVRGIAGLRVADASVMPFVPSANTNAPSIMIGERAADLLLAE
- a CDS encoding IclR family transcriptional regulator, whose translation is MSRSTQTTDATARLDDEPEEEATVIQAIDRAAKVLELLQGARHLGITDLSLALGLPPSTVHGIVKSLREHGLVAKERGGQRYMLGPTLLRLSNVYLDTLDVRARAMRWTQELARRTNLPVRLGAPHFHEVLVIHHDLRPDDSQQMLETGVAIPAHASAMGKVLLAHDLGFQRTVFERPLRSLTGDTITDIARLTLELPAIAERGSASETDEAVLGESSIAAPVADASNDIVAAVAVVMPTSHAPASDAVLNALRETARNISRELGATSWPPRVAPADD
- the dhaL gene encoding dihydroxyacetone kinase subunit DhaL translates to MASVDTAALVDWIHRFRDAVTAKRDWLTELDSAIGDADHGANMARGMDAVVAKLEAGTPATVDELLKGVGMTLVSSVGGASGPLYGTLFLRMGMAAGPVTELDATALAASLRAGLDGIVARGKAEAGDKTMFDAMAPAVDALDAAVARGADLAAATVAAAQAAAVGRDATLPLVARKGRASYLGERSAGHLDPGSASTTLLFETLAQATAESS